A stretch of Aedes aegypti strain LVP_AGWG chromosome 2, AaegL5.0 Primary Assembly, whole genome shotgun sequence DNA encodes these proteins:
- the LOC5568302 gene encoding putative uncharacterized protein DDB_G0290989, with protein sequence MSTPVADTKSAAEEQAPKAEKKQETSTASEDVQVEGDKEGATPEPSTAAEPAASEVDSLTSETEPEAASGEEAKPAEGEQSDDTKAKNDKIRRNGATRKRYKWLLEQGYSREEAADKAKEPLKVQELEEFKSLSGAAKKRYNWLLKNGNNEKEALRLAREPMGTSKRNLSANSGPPTKVTKAGVDPAGGMVMAVAFMDYPNSSFSKTQANEFKSAILKEVIAQKDSELKPHFQSCNYVKGYLRVHCSDEDTRRWLQRVVAKLAVPEGMANLKIIAERNLLKGDIYIGFFPDSRKDNNEAIMEFVESQNESIDTSKWKILSRKEVQNKQTVELTFTMDQASAKSLQALSYELNYKFNKIKLRKQTRSGDAQPNPNPNMRPVGNMGPPHARQPFIPQQGPSLNLNTWDKNFGQNRGGVNNFNRFDNSRNSFGSNSGAFGWNSGGNSFGLGGSGSNSSFANSNPFANAIASAGNRGGYQSNSDRPFNNLIESLYDQLKLISNTSNSSGNNSNTNFNPNNFGNARRSVSGAGDNDNNGSNNGNNNQWGRNTGGNPGTSSSYTGRSSNNYYGNRSFFTTTRTGFF encoded by the coding sequence ATGAGTACTCCAGTTGCCGATACCAAGTCAGCTGCAGAGGAGCAGGCGCCGAAAGCAGAGAAGAAGCAGGAAACTTCTACAGCCTCAGAGGATGTACAAGTGGAAGGTGACAAAGAAGGGGCTACCCCAGAGCCCTCTACTGCTGCGGAACCGGCTGCAAGTGAGGTGGACTCGTTAACGAGCGAGACGGAACCTGAAGCTGCTTCCGGCGAAGAAGCCAAACCTGCTGAAGGTGAGCAAAGCGACGACACCAAGGCGAAGAACGACAAGATTCGTCGCAATGGTGCCACTCGCAAGCGTTACAAATGGTTGCTAGAACAGGGCTACTCACGCGAAGAGGCTGCAGACAAGGCCAAGGAACCTCTCAAGGTCCAGGAGCTGGAGGAATTCAAGAGCCTCAGTGGCGCAGCAAAGAAGCGATACAattggttgttgaaaaatgGTAACAACGAAAAGGAAGCCCTTAGATTGGCCCGTGAGCCAATGGGCACATCCAAGCGCAATCTATCGGCAAACAGCGGTCCTCCGACCAAGGTCACGAAGGCAGGAGTCGATCCTGCCGGAGGTATGGTAATGGCAGTTGCGTTTATGGACTACCCCAACTCGTCATTTAGCAAAACTCAAGCCAACGAGTTTAAGTCTGCCATCTTGAAGGAGGTCATAGCTCAAAAAGACTCGGAGCTGAAGCCTCACTTCCAGAGCTGCAATTACGTCAAGGGATATCTCAGGGTTCACTGCTCCGATGAAGATACGCGTCGTTGGCTTCAACGGGTCGTAGCCAAGCTAGCCGTTCCGGAGGGTATGGCCAACTTGAAGATTATCGCGGAAAGGAATCTGCTCAAGGGGGACATCTACATCGGATTCTTCCCCGATAGTCGCAAGGACAACAATGAAGCCATTATGGAGTTCGTCGAAAGCCAGAACGAAAGCATCGACACTTCCAAGTGGAAGATTTTGTCCCGCAAGGAGGTTCAGAATAAGCAGACGGTTGAGCTCACGTTCACAATGGACCAGGCGTCCGCCAAAAGCCTGCAAGCTCTTAGCTATGAGCTGAACTACAAGTTCAACAAGATCAAGCTTCGCAAGCAGACCAGATCTGGTGATGCGCAGCCGAATCCCAACCCTAATAtgcgacctgttggaaacatGGGTCCGCCGCATGCAAGACAACCCTTCATTCCACAACAGGGTCCATCGTTGAACTTGAACACCTGGGACAAGAATTTTGGCCAGAACCGTGGGGGTGTCAACAATTTCAACCGTTTCGATAACTCGCGCAACTCATTTGGCTCCAATAGTGGTGCATTCGGTTGGAACAGCGGTGGCAACTCCTTTGGCTTGGGTGGAAGTGGATCGAACAGCTCTTTTGCCAATAGCAATCCCTTTGCAAATGCCATCGCTTCGGCTGGCAATCGCGGTGGGTACCAGTCAAACAGTGACCGCCCATTCAACAACTTGATCGAAAGCCTGTACGATCAGTTGAAATTAATCAGTAACACTAGCAATAGCAGTGGCAACAACAGCAACACTAACTTTAACCCTAACAACTTCGGAAATGCTCGTCGTTCCGTCAGCGGAGCTGGGGACAACGATAACAACGGCTCCAACAACGGCAACAATAACCAATGGGGGCGGAATACTGGCGGCAATCCTGGTACTTCGTCTTCTTACACAGGTCGTAGCAGCAACAACTATTACGGTAATCGAAGCTTCTTCACAACTACACGAACAGGCTTCTTTTGA